From the genome of Gracilinanus agilis isolate LMUSP501 chromosome 2, AgileGrace, whole genome shotgun sequence, one region includes:
- the KCNS1 gene encoding potassium voltage-gated channel subfamily S member 1 produces MVSESPSGRWRPGLPGEALNVNVGGVRRRLSPRALAQFPDTRLGRLQAAASEEQARQLCDDYDPSKREFYFDRHPGFFLCLLHFYRTGRLHVLEELCVFAFGQEAEYWGLGDCFLAACCSGRYHERRLERHRRSWDEESDVSSVDTSPDEISDFNQDLQRYRAVRCGQLRKRLWLTMENPGYSLPSKLFSCVSIGVVLVSIAAMCIHSLPEYQDHDDDVTVAHPLLLRLEYFCIAWFSFEVASRLLLAPSLPRFFRHPLNLIDIVSVLPFYLTLLVSAMLGRSSKLGSLSKVVQVFRLMRIFRVLKLARHSTGLRSLGATLKHSYREVGILLLYLAVGVSVFSGVAYTAEREEGEGFDTIPACWWWGTVSMTTVGYGDVVPVTVAGKLAASGCILGGILVVALPITIIFNKFSHFYRRQKALEAAVRNSDQREPSLSVDASSTEEGASQASNETSREGSFPEPKSQAPEAAPTS; encoded by the exons ATGGTCAGCGAATCTCCCAGCGGCCGCTGGAGGCCAGGGCTCCCGGGGGAAGCGCTCAACGTGAATGTGGGCGGCGTGCGGCGCCGGCTGAGCCCGCGGGCGCTGGCGCAGTTCCCCGACACGCGGCTGGGCCGCCTGCAGGCCGCGGCATCGGAGGAGCAGGCTCGTCAGCTCTGCGACGACTACGACCCTAGCAAGCGCGAGTTCTACTTTGACCGGCACCCGGGCTTCTTCCTGTGTCTGCTCCACTTCTACCGCACCGGGCGGCTGCACGTGCTGGAGGAGCTGTGTGTCTTCGCCTTTGGCCAGGAGGCCGAGTACTGGGGGCTGGGCGACTGCTTCCTGGCCGCCTGCTGCAGTGGACGCTACCACGAGCGGCGGCTCGAGCGCCACCGGCGTAGCTGGGACGAGGAGAGCGACGTGAGCAGCGTGGACACGTCGCCCGACGAGATCTCTGACTTCAACCAAGACCTGCAGCGTTACCGGGCTGTGCGCTGCGGCCAGCTGCGGAAGCGCCTCTGGCTGACCATGGAGAACCCGGGCTACTCTCTGCCCAGCAAGCTCTTCAGCTGCGTCTCTATCGGCGTGGTGCTCGTCTCCATCGCGGCCATGTGCATCCATAGCCTGCCCGAGTACCAGGATCACGATGACGACGTGACCGTGGCCCACCCGCTCCTGTTGCGCCTCGAATACTTCTGCATTGCCTGGTTTAGCTTCGAGGTGGCCTCCCGCCTGTTGCTGGCCCCCAGTCTGCCGCGCTTCTTCCGGCATCCGCTCAACCTCATCGACATCGTTTCTGTTCTGCCTTTCTACCTCACACTGCTTGTGAGTGCCATGCTGGGCCGGTCCTCGAAGCTGGGCAGCCTGAGCAAGGTGGTGCAGGTCTTCCGGCTCATGAGAATCTTCCGGGTACTCAAACTGGCCCGCCACTCTACAGGGCTGCGCTCTCTGGGGGCCACGCTCAAG cACAGCTACCGGGAGGTGGGCATCCTGCTGCTGTACCTGGCCGTGGGAGTGTCCGTTTTCTCTGGCGTGGCCTACACCGCTGAGAGGGAGGAAGGTGAAGGCTTTGACACGATCCCAGCCTGCTGGTGGTGGGGCACTGTGAGCATGACGACTGTGGGCTACGGGGACGTGGTGCCTGTGACTGTGGCAGGCAAGCTGGCCGCCTCAGGCTGCATCCTGGGTGGCATCCTCGTGGTGGCCCTGCCTATCACCATCATCTTCAACAAATTCTCCCACTTCTACCGGCGCCAGAAGGCCCTGGAGGCAGCCGTGCGGAACAGTGACCAGCGGGAGCCCAGCCTTTCCGTGGATGCCTCCAGCACTGAAGAGGGGGCATCTCAGGCTTCCAATGAGACATCTCGGGAGGGGAGCTTCCCGGAGCCCAAGTCCCAAGCCCCAGAAGCGGCCCCTACGTCATAG